In Stigmatella aurantiaca, a single genomic region encodes these proteins:
- the gmk gene encoding guanylate kinase, with the protein MNEPTPLHPGLLLVLSAPSGAGKTTLSHRLLKEVPNTIFSASYTTRRPRGKEQDGVDYHFVDVATFQEKIERSEFVEWAEVHGHFYGSPQSVVEEARARRGVAIFDIDVQGGQAIKRKHPDAVLIFVLPPSMEELERRLRDRKTDSDETIRRRMLAARSEIERGTASYDYIVLNDDFERAFQELRSVVVAERCRRGRVELSMLKLEKAPAADTGR; encoded by the coding sequence ATGAACGAGCCCACGCCACTTCACCCAGGGTTGTTGCTGGTTCTCTCCGCGCCCTCGGGAGCGGGAAAGACCACGTTGTCGCACCGGCTGCTCAAGGAAGTGCCGAACACCATCTTCTCGGCGAGCTACACCACGCGCAGGCCGCGGGGCAAAGAGCAGGACGGAGTCGACTACCACTTCGTGGATGTCGCCACGTTCCAGGAGAAGATCGAGCGCAGCGAGTTCGTCGAGTGGGCCGAAGTGCACGGCCACTTCTATGGAAGTCCGCAGTCCGTGGTGGAAGAGGCCAGGGCCCGCCGGGGCGTCGCCATCTTCGACATCGACGTCCAGGGCGGGCAGGCAATCAAGCGCAAGCACCCCGACGCGGTCCTGATCTTCGTGCTGCCGCCCTCGATGGAAGAGCTGGAGCGGCGCCTGCGGGACCGGAAGACGGACTCCGACGAGACGATCCGCCGCCGGATGCTGGCCGCCCGCTCGGAGATCGAGCGAGGGACTGCCTCGTACGACTACATCGTGCTCAACGATGACTTCGAGCGGGCCTTCCAGGAGCTGCGCTCGGTGGTGGTGGCGGAGCGCTGCAGGCGGGGGCGGGTAGAGCTCTCGATGTTGAAGCTGGAAAAAGCACCTGCGGCGGACACGGGGCGCTGA